The following proteins come from a genomic window of Nicotiana tomentosiformis chromosome 12, ASM39032v3, whole genome shotgun sequence:
- the LOC138902650 gene encoding uncharacterized protein, with protein MQKFTSEEPSVPTADMPDNEIFMIVEAQKQADFLCKGYIISALEDDLYNVYSAMNTSKELWDGLEKKYKTEDAYLKKFVVAKFLHYKMIVSKTIGTQVQKLQLICHDLIAEGIVVNEAFQVVAMIEKLPPSWRDFKKYLKHKRKEIKLEDLVICVKIDEDNKTTEKKSREN; from the coding sequence atgcagaaattcactagtgaagaaccttcAGTGCCTACTGCCGATATGCCGGACAATGAGatattcatgattgttgaggcgcagaaacaggcagattttctttgtaAAGGCTATATcataagcgctttagaggatgacttgtacaatgtgtatagtgcgatgaatacttcgaaagaattatgggacggacttgagaagaagtacaagactgaagatgcatacttgaagaagttcgtggttgccaagtttctacaCTATAAAATGATAGTCAGCAAAActattggaacccaagttcagaaGCTTCAACTTATTTGtcacgaccttattgctgaaggtatagtcgtgaatgaagcatttcaagtggttgcaatgattgaaaaattacctccttcgtggagagatttcaagaaatatcttaagcacaagcgcaaagaaataaagttggaagatcttgtgatttgtGTCAAGATTGATGAAGACAACAAAAcaaccgagaagaagtctcgtg